The window TATGAGATAATGTTCCACTCCTTGTCTCACTATAGCTTGACCATTTTACATAATGAGACTGAGAGGACTAGAAAGTTCATCAGAGGTTTGTCTTATCCCTTTCGACTCACAGCGATGTATTTGTCTGCTTTAGGAGGTACTTTTCAGCAAGTGGTGGTTGTGGCTAGAAGTTTTAGTCTATCAGGCATGATGAGTTTGGGGACAAGTTAGTCAAGAAGCCCCGCAGCTTTGGCAGTTATAGAGTTACCTCATTTGGAGGTAGGAGCCATCATGGTAGGGGTTATCGTCCCCAATTCAGTAGACCCGTTCAGGCAGCGATGTAGACTTCAACCGGTGGTTCTTCGGGTCGTGGTACCTATGGTTCGGGTACAGTTCTCAGGGTACTTATTCCCGACCTGGAGGTGGAGTTGGTTACTCCGATTATTCTAGCTCTCCCTAGCAGCCCATGGCCTGCCGAAGGTGTTACGAGTGTGGTGACTTAGGGAATTTCACTAGGGAGTGCCCCAGACATAGGTTGAGTGGCCCACACTCAAGTTCTCAAGGTTCAGCATTGAGAGCTGTTGCACAGACAGCTAGAGGTGGTGCACAGAGTAGTAGAGGGGGTTTTTCAGGTAGAGGAGGTACTCAGACAGGCCGTGGTGGTGGTCATGGAGGCTCTCAGTATAACAATGGTCATGCTCAATTCTATGCATTCCTAGGTAGACTAGAGGCCAAGGCTTCTAATGCAGTCATTACAGGTACTATTTCGGTCTATCGCCGATTTTCTACGACATTATTTGATCAAGGCTCTACCTAAATCCTATGTGTCTATTTATTTTTCTTCgggtttggatatgatgtgtgagtcGCTATAATTCTCTGTTAGTATTTCTACCCCTGTTAGGGAATCCCTAGTGGTGAATCGGGTGTACCGATCCTGTCTTGGGAATTTGATATGGTATGACACCTGAGCagatttgatgattctagatATGGTAGAT is drawn from Lycium barbarum isolate Lr01 chromosome 8, ASM1917538v2, whole genome shotgun sequence and contains these coding sequences:
- the LOC132607744 gene encoding H/ACA ribonucleoprotein complex subunit GAR1-like yields the protein MACRRCYECGDLGNFTRECPRHRLSGPHSSSQGSALRAVAQTARGGAQSSRGGFSGRGGTQTGRGGGHGGSQYNNGHAQFYAFLGRLEAKASNAVITGNP